tggatttaatcgggatttaatcgccgcacgaaacgctaattaacgagttaattgaaaagtctagttttaggatttataaaattatgaaaaattacgtTTAagcttaaaaaaattattagaagtctattaatttgggaattttatattaaggtttggtttaattcgggattaaaacgcgttaatacgtcttatttaaagattaaatctaaaattcatcgaattaagttaaaaaaaaattatggaaaaatttatgtaagcttaaataattatttgggacattttagagtcaagaaatcaagaaaaaagtcgaaaacgtaaaatgtttagtccaggggtaaaacggtctttttacaccgggaaattagtaaaggtcatggcagtgccctaaatactgtttttatgatattatgattatttttaaatgtttatgaaatgcttatgattaaattatgattttaaaatgtctatttgatttctatgatttaaggaagacatttaaaagacatgttacatgcttggtttcgaaaacaaaatgttatgttatgcatgatttttataaagtgatgataatgaaaaatgttgaaggaagtgaagtgattgtgactaattcgttgataatggcgacgtcgtgagggttatggtcccagtgagagcccgacgatcgtgtttccattattgcgaatatgaggttatgaggtttgaggaagaatgggaatatcgtgaggggagaaggccccagaggaagcccatttatgggagaaggccccagagggagccccgacgatcgtatttctattcgatcatgttaggccaaggctcagttgaccggtgagagtgtcgctgatgtccccgccgcccagtactgtggttttatgtagatggatccatcgtcatgtcatgtcatgtcaggaaagtcacaattaacgatctgaattcaacaaaggaaaaagaaaaaagaggaaatattcatgattatgtttaaggttttatgtcatgtcatgttgaggtaaaggaaattcatgtttgcatgttatgaaaatgtttatgttgaagttttatgcatcatgaaaatgtttacgaaaatgtttatgattatgcatcttcatgaaaacgatattttaagtacaaatatttttcaccgttatatgttgactgtattacgtattactcgttatcaagattatggtgtgttgagtctttagactcactaggtgtgatggatgcaggtggtattgagggaggaatTGATGAGTAatttgactgggctgaaggcgtacacaacccgaggaccagcgcttctactttttccgcattatgacttttgactcatgctttatgattaaagatttttaattttatttatttatgcatttgagagatttttgagaggtttagtatgagctattcttttcaaattattgctttttaggtttggtaaaatgtttgacgattttatgctttaaaatattttcctttggatttttaaatagcagttggatggttatttttaaaatgatgtcaaaaatattttatggttcggccgatgctatgtgacgttttaaaaaaaaaaatttctagtacttttaaaacaataaaaagggcaggacgtttcatgATTTCTCTGTCCTAGCTCGCTTACTTAGTCTAGATTCAAACTCATGTTCACCCTCTTGTTTTTTTCCAATTGTCTCATGTGATTTTTTGGATTAACTTGGTTCTTTCTTAGATTTGCATAGAAACAAATGTTCAAATAACGAAACATTTCTTGATCCTATTATCGTATTCTTGTGAATATCATGTACAAGAAAATGATAAGCGTTACTGTTTTGAGCTTATTCGATGAAAACGTAATCAACAGTTTTTGGTCttatctttactttctttggAGGTGATATTGCTACCTTGGCAAAACACCTTCACCCTCGCAAGTATTGGTAGGAATGAGTTCTTCATTTTCATAACTCGTATGGACTTTTATCTTGCTTCTTTCGGGACATCTTATTTAAAAGGTAATTTGTTGTTAGAACAGCTTCCCTCCACATGTTCTGTTGTATACCAGAACATAATAACAATGTATTCATCATTTTTTCAAGGTACGATTTTTTCTCTCTGCAATTgcattttgctgaggagaatAAGTGTGGTTCTTTCGTGTTTGATACCATGTTGAgcacaaaactcagcaaatggtgaTTCACATTCACCTTCACGATCACTTCTTAGCACCTAAATTTTCTTGTTAAGTTGGCTTTTAACTTCATTTTTGTAAAGGACAAAATTTTCAATTGCTTCATCTTTACTTTCAAGAAGATATGCATAACAAAACTTTGTGTTATCGTCAACAaaagtaatgaaatatttatttccaCCACGTGTTTACACACCTTTTAAATCACATAAATCACTGTGAATTAGATTAAGTAGTTCACTATTTGTTTTTGTTGGAATGAGAAAAGTTTCTCATTTTTGAGATTTGGCCATGCTCGACAACATTTGTCTTGGTAACAACTAGAGAAAACAATTATCTTTCAGAACTCTCGTTGTCTTACTCAATGTGAATTCGAACAATGAGCTCTTCAATATTCATATCATTTCGCTTGTATTTCAAATAGTTTTCTAAATCCTTCAAGGCCTGTGGTAGTTTCTCAACAATAGCAGCAACTTGGAAAGATTCAGTCAAAGTCATTCCCTTAGTGTGAATATATTTAATGAAGAATCACTTGGATTTCTTGAAGTTGGCTGATAAACGGCTTAGaatccaccattttaaaatCCAAAAACTGGCCTACAAGAAAATTTTTGGCCCTAGCATCCTTGATTTTGTATTTTCTGTCAAGATATTCCCATAGTTCTTTAGCTATTTTCTTTTCACAAAACACATTGTAGAGCGAATCGGCCAATCCATTCAGTATATAATTTTGGCATATTAAATCAGAATGATTCCATGACTCTAGAGCATCGACAGATTCAACATCTTCCTCACCATCTTTGAGTTTAGGAGCATCCTCTGATAGAAATCTAGCCAAGTTCAGTGTCGTCAAGTAAAATAGCATTTTCCGCGACCACCTTTTGAAGTTCACTCCAATGAACTTCTCTGGTTTTTGTCGTGGCTGGCTGGAACAACAATTGTAGCAGCACGTGGGGCAACATGAAAAACGACTTGAGGCATCACAAGAGCAGTGACATGAGAGACTACATGATCAATTTCCCTTTGCACTTTCGTTTCAGAAGCCATATCTTCAAGAAATCACGTAATGAATGTATCATATCTGCTTTAAGATTGTAAGCAAATGTCATAGTTTTCGAAAGAGAAATAAAGTACTGTAGACTTGTAAAAGATACATAAATCCGAACAAAAACCAATAAACAATTTCGTGAAAAAAATACAGCTGGCAAAACTAAAACAATAAAGCAAACCGATGCATGTACGAAGTACAATTTTCTTAAAACAGATTTATTCCCTCCGATAATGCTTCGAGAATCAAGACAAATTACTATTTTCAGGATACAACGACAAAACCACGCAACAACATAGCACCGAGTAACTACACCGGCTAACTGAAATTGTTCCTTCACTTTAACACCAAAATTTAAACGAGGCCAAATGAAAAATTGACAATATGAAATGCAAAATAATACTCGATTGAAATTTTGAATGTgtttgtaaaatatattttatatatgttgaTTGAGGAAATGGTCAAACTATCTATAAGCTCCAAAATGCAAACCAAAAATTATacaagattaattaactcaaaaATATGAAGAGCTAAAAGTCTCCAATTAACTCAAGGATGTGGAAAGTCAAAAGACACTTCCACAACCATGAGCCACaactaactcaagaatgtggagaaCCAAAAAACACTCCCACATTCACGAGGCATAATTTTCATTCAAACTCTAaattttgattcaaatttcTAACAAAAATTACAATAACTATAACAATGGTATcatttacaaatgagtttatATAGAGTATATTTTCTATTCAAAAGACCAAGTATATACGTTTCAAAAGACCAATATGAGCACATCGCACTGCTGAGTAAGTCCGAGTCTTGAGCGTTGGCGTGCTCCACATtacattaattttgtttttatattataatcactattttattttacattaaaaaaaattgaaaagacCTGATTTCAAAGCTGAATCTCCTTCATATCGTTTCCTCCTATCCCGCTCCATTGCTTACCACTTGGCTTTCCCTTTCCGCAGCACAACTCCCTCAAACCCTACGCGGCGGAGGAGTGATCATCTCATCCATGGCGCAAACAACCCTTCACCTTCCCTTGGACGCAGACGGCAACTGCATGCTGTGCAAAAAAAAGCCGCTGGAGCAGGCGACGCTTATCTGCGGCACGTGTGCCACCCCTTGGCACGTGGACTGCCTATCTGTGCTACCGGAAACAATGGCTTCTGCCTTGCATTTCGAGTGTCCTGACTGCACCGGAGACGGAATGGCTGGAGCTCCTGCGCCTACCATTTCGGAGAATGAACAACTTTTTGCCAGGATCCGTGAGATTGAGGCCGATGATTCGCTATCAGAAATGGGAAAGGCGAGGAAAAGGCAAGAGCTTTTAGGTAATGGAATAAGGAGGAGAAAGTGAATGATATATTGGGATTGGTGGGCGAGAGCTTTAAGTGTTCCTTTTGTGTGCAGCTTCCGGAAAGGCCTGTCACGGCATGACCATCTCTCTCTCTCAATTAATTACTTTTTTTGCCTCCTTTAATTTGAATTGTTTGCTCGTACTTATCTATCTGAATATATTCATCTTACAGACAATCATATACACATTCACGTGGACATTCGATCTCCTGCTTTTATTGTTCAGTGCTTTGTTTTGATTTGTGTCTTAAAAAATAATGGAAGGTTAGTGTCTGTGCAAGTGTCTAACTAAGTGAGATGGTTCGACGGAATTGTCGGTTGAAGAATTATTTGACATGCAATTAATGTGCGGTGTATTAATTTGACTAAATAATTTGAAGACGGAAAAAACGTGGTGTTGGCATTATTTGACTCAGGAAAATTCAGAGGAGAAAACACGTTTTTATACGCGTTTTCACACGGACAAGGggttctataaatagagctccccctttCATTCTtaaatcatctcttcttcgagttttctctcatcctattagttctataatatttgtgaggtgttttgttatCCTTTATTAAGAGaatgtgttctctttggaaacacagtgagtgagttgtacaccacaaaatattatagtggaattctttttatcttctccatggtttttaccctaataattttaggggtttttcacgtaaatctcggtgtccagtttattctttattttcgggttttattattttaaattcctgcaagtgggaccaacaagtggtatcagagcctttgtttaaaatttcttaaaattctgaataTGCTCCGTGGTTGCAACCTAGACTGACCTTCCatatcagaaaagattttttgagatttttttaattaaggcaaaattattttgttcagtctactaaattgttgtaCACATATTGACGGGCAGGTACGAGATATCAAAGTTCAACGGAaacaattttatgctgtggaaaataaagatacaagcagttttgagaaaggagaattgcttggcggctattggagatagacttGTGGAAATTacggatgatggaaagtggaatgagatgaatgacaatgctgttgccaatttacacttggctatagcagacgaagtattgtcaagtatctctgagataaaaaacaacaaaaattatttgagatactttgacaaagatgtacgaggtcaagtcactacacaacatgattttcctaaagagaagactttatactcttcggatggcggaatcctcatcgagaccgaccatatcaacacattaaatactctatttggccaactcacttccatggggcataaaatagggaaAAATGAACGTGCAGAGCTTCtatttcaaagtctaccagattcatatgatcaacttatcatcaacattaccaacaatattcttatgggctttttAAAATTCGATGacgtcttaactgcggttctcggtgAAGAAAGCCGGCGTAAGAATAAGGAAGACATGTTGGTAACTTCAAAGCAGGCAGAGACTttgccgatgataagaggaagatttatggatcgtgactccagtgggagccaaagacgaggtagatcaaagtcgagaagtaagaagaaaaatatttactgttttaaatgtggcggtaaagggcacttcaagaaagagtgtacgagtatcgacaaaagttctcaaggaaatgtggtcAGTACTTCAGGCGGTGGTGAATTAATATTCAGCGAAGCAACAAATGTTGCAGAAGACAGaaacaaattttgtgacacatgaattatggattcaggagcgacgtggcacatgacgtctcagAAAGAAtagtttgatcattatgaactagtctcaggaggatctgtattcatggaaaattatcatgccttggaaatcgctggggtcggtactatcaaaataaaaatgtttgatggtatcattcgcaccatacaggaggtaatACATGTGAAAGAACTGacaaaaaatcttttgtccttggggcaattggatgatatcgggtgcaaaacCCGTATCGAGAAtgagatcatgaaaattgtgaagggtgcACTTGTGGTTATGAAGACGGAAAAAGTtactgcaaatctgtatgtacttttgggagaaacacacaaagaggcgaAACTAGCTGTtacatcaattggttcaggagaagaattaacagtgttatggcatagaaacttcgggcatatgtcagaacgagagttgaaaattctctcagaacggaagctgctgccgggacctacaaaagtgtcactactcttttgtgagcactgtgtcCAGTAAataacacagattaaagtttgacaATTCTACTGCCAGGaacaaaagcatattggagctgattcattcggatgtttggcaagcgcaccggttgtatccctaggaggagcgaaatactttgtctcgttcattgatgatttctctaggagatgttgggtgtatccaatcaagaagaaatcaaatgttttccaagtcttcaaagatttcaaagcgcgagttgaacttgattctgaaaagaaaatcaagtgtttgaggactgacaatggaggagaatataccagtgacgagttTGATGTATATTGTCAATATGAAGGCATCAAAAGACAGTttacgacggcttacacacctcaacagaatgggcATGAACTTTTTCTTCTGCTCCATAGTTCCATTTTGTAAAGGTTATAAGTTGAAAACATGGGAACATACGTTATTTTTTAATGGGCAGAACATACAGATACTTAGGTATGaaagaagaaaatatttatcATTATCATTTGTTCCACAACACAAATAGAAATAGAACTGAGAATACTGGATGACATGTATGTATTTAGTTATGATCCTACTCCTAGCATTAATAACTGATATAATTAATCGAGAGGCTGTTGCGGTTATATAAAAATCAGAGGAAGCTGTAACGtacatccattgacatgatgaCAGATCTTCTACATGAAATATTCACGGAGGTAGATTCATGTGGCCATTTATTTCATGCATAACTAATCATAGTTTATTGTCCTACTCCCTCTACTTAttcattttttcaaaaataaacaagGATTTTTATATAGTAGATTCTCAGTGACCAGACATGTAATTACTTTTCCTTAATCAGTCCCTCCTTATTTATATCAACAGCATCAGGGGTCTGGTAGCATTCTGGGTGCTAAATTGTAGGAAGTAAAGTGTTATGCTCTATTATATTTTAAGATTGCATGCTTTCGTGTATGCTAGGGGGCTGATGGATACGTCAATAGTACATTTAGAGAActttgattatattttttatgattataaaGAAAGTTTGTATCGTGCTGTTTATTCAACAACTTGTCCTGGTTCATGAATGAGTGAATTACAATTGTCAATTGGTTACATAGTAATTAAAAGCGCAGAGCGCATGCCGCATTTAAGCACTTGCGTGCCTAGGGATTTAAGTGTAAAGTGCACACTTTATGGAAACAAAgctcaataaataaaatattctcaaaaataaataaaatattttttttaaaaaaatgttatacataaaatatcaaatattgaTATCATCTCCGTCTttcaaatatcaaatattaaaatgtGATGGCAAAGGGCAGGTGCGACACGAAGTCAGGGTTTCCTCTGCTCTTCTTCTCTGAAGCGCACTTCGATGTGAAGCACGAATACACTGAAGTGCACGCTTCATGGAAGCCGTGCGCTTAAGCGCAGACATTATGCTTTTGACAACTATGCTTGGTTGACTTTGTTCAAACAAAAGATGAACCCTTCTTTAGCAAATTACATATTTTAAAACCATTCTGTCTATCAACAAACAACTGCATGCACCTGCATGTTTCCATGAACTCACTTACAAACACGTTATCAATTCCAATGAAGTCCTTTCAAAAAAGACAACAATTTTCATACCTGAAGTTAAttgtattttgaattttaacaAGTAGTTCTAGTGtgcaacaaaaataaataatctctTCACGTGTGTGTATTATGAAAATTGTTGAATTCATTTAAAATCGAGCTCTTATTGTTTAATGTGAAATTcccatatccttcatggatCCTGCAGAAAAAAAGTGAAGAGCCAACGTACATGCTTGCATTGATAATTTCTTGTTTCAATTTGTCAGACGCCATGTGGACACAATTTTTGCTTGAAGTGCTTTGAAACCTGGACTAAGAGAGGAAATCACACATGTATAAAGTGTCGTAGCAGCATTCCTCGCAAAATGGCCATTCAGCCTCGCATCAACTCCACATTAATAGCTGCCATCCGAATGGCGAAACTGGCAAAATCTGTAACCTCTGGAGGGCCTCAAATTGTTTATCATTTTCTGCATAACCAAGACCGTCCTGATAGGGCATTTACTACTGAAAGGGCAAAAAGAGCTGGGATGGCCAACGCTTCAAGTGGAAGGATTTTTGTCACTGTCCCTAAAGACCACTTCGGACCTATACCAGCAGAGAATGATCCAGACAGGAACCAGGGGGTTTTGGTTGGAGAGACTTGGGATTTGCGTATGGACTGCCGGCAGTGGGGAGTGCACTACCCTCCTGTTGCTGGCATCGGTGGAAGGGCACATTATGGTGCACAGTCGGTTGTAATTTCCGGTGGTTATGAGGATGATGAAGACTGTGGCGATTGGTTTATCTACACTGGCAGGTTTATCTTCTGCCAATTGCATGTTGATCTTGTTCATGTTTTAGTTTTCTTGGATCTTTATTTGCCAGTTACATTTACCTAAAGACTAAAGTGCCATGGCTTTAAAATAGAAACTTAATGTTGATATCCATGCCGTAGCAGTATAGCTTGTACTCTTGAGATATGGAATGTTACTGAATTAGTTTTTCTTTTGTCAAAGCAAATTAGAAATCTGCATACTAAAATACCATTCTTCTTGTTCCATTATTTTCCAAATTATTATcaatcttttatttattttctatgATCTTTTTGTTTCCAACCTACTTACTTTGTTGTcttaatttatgattttcacAAATGATCCTTGAAATGATATCAAATCCAAGCTTTCCTTACTTCTTTGCTGTTGCTACCCTTTTAGGAATTTCTGTTGTTTACAGTTAATCTCAGTGATCTGAATGCATGTAATGTTCTTTGCTCATATAAAAGtgttaatttttattgttattatctTGTCTGTGCAGTGGTGGTCGAGACCTTAGCGGAAATAAACGTACTAATAAGGAACAGTCATTTGATCAGGAATTTAAAGAAGGGAACCAGGCTCTACGAGTTAGCTGCGACAAAGGGTATCCAGTTCGAGTAGTCAGGTGATACATTATTACTATTTACTACCTTTTTTCCTCACTCCGTTTTGTTAGTTGAGCTTATTCATCCTAGTACAAAAATCCAGACAATAGCATAAGTTCAGATCTCTTTCCTTGATTGTTCAAAATATTGACCTAATATTATTCTCAACtgctatgtttttttttatatctaaTATCTATATATAACTATAAAAGGAAGAAATACGGGGGttgatttttttgaaatgatttgttaTTGTGCTTCTCTCAAACACTGGAAAAGCAGtttaaaacatttatataaatttcattaggaaacatCATTCTAAACACACTCACCTAAAGTATTCCTTGCCAAGCTTGGAAATACCTCATCTATCAACTCGAACATTCAGGGTACCCAAGGCTATAACtataagattttaatttttgaacCTATTTGTTGAATTCATTGCTAATCTACTATTGGAAACATGAAGTCTTTTTCACTTAATATGAGCTCTGATAACACAATGATGTCTATTCATAATTGTTGAGCTTCCCTTGTGGACATGGACCTTGGGCATCATGAACTTATACCACTTCAACATCCTAAATCTGCGTTGAACAGATCTGAGAAGGATAGGCGTTCTCCCTATGCCCCAGAGAAGGGGTACCGCTACGATGGAATCTACAGGCTTGAGAAATGTTGGAGAAAAGTTGGAAAACAGGTATATCTTTGTGCTAAAGTAGCTTCACTTTGTTGAGATTTCTTTTGTTATGGTTGTTAATTTTTACTTTCCTTCTGCATCAGGGATATAAGGTTTGCAGATATTTATTTGTCAGATGTGACAATGAGCCAGCGCCATGGACAAGGTTTGAACTTGGTCACAATAATGGTTTTATTTACGAGGAATTCCTTAAATGTTTTCATCATCATGTTTAGTGATGATCACGGGGATCAGGCAAGACTATTGCCAAACATTTCCGAGCTAAAGCATGCAATTGATGTTTTTGAAAGGGTGGACAGTCCCGCGTGGGATTATGATGTGAGTAGAACTGTAGAACTACTATCTTGCTTTGCTTGTTCCCATGCAATGCTGATCTTCATAACTTTCCCTTCCAGAAATATATCTACCATTTGAGCCAAACATCTTGACAAATGACAAGTGCCTCTCTCCTATTTATTTCTTGGGTTTTTATGAATAAAATTGTCTCTGAATGGTTGCTGATACAAATGAATCTGAAATTGATTTGTATAAAGCATTGAAGTCATTCAGTCAATTTTTCAGTCAGTTTTCATTTTTGGACCTAAAATAACTGCAAGCTCTCCTTTCTCTATCTTCTCATTCAATTTTCCATTTCCTCAAGGAACTTGTTGATGCTGCTTATAAAGTTGACAACAAAAGGGCTTCTTTATCTATCACtagttattttaatttcaggaaGAAAAGACTTGCTGGAAATGGAAAAAACCACCACCTCTCAGCGAAGAAAAAGTAGCGAATGTCAATCTGGAGGACCGAGAGAATGCCAGAAAGGTTATAAGGAAAGCACATAACACTTCAATGAAAGAGAAATTGTTGAAAGGTATAAAATCCTTCACTGATCTATGCCTGCATAAACTATGCTTTTACTTgtttttagcatattaaatccTCAAGGATGATATTTTACCCTTCGCTGGCTATTATCATCTTCTCACAATAATTGTTTCTGCAATCTCTAGTTTGAGTGTTTCAAGAAACTTGTGCAGTCTCGCACAAAGCATGCATCTTCTGAAAGTTTGATTTTTCGATAATGGTGGTTTGTTTCTAGGCACGTCCAAAGTAACACATTCATTCAGATGATGAAGGATATTTTCCCTCGATATTGTGTTCATATTTCTATGATGACGGAGTTGAATTAGTTGGCTTGATGAATAATTCAATAACTACGACTCTCATACAGGGTTCAGCTGCCTTCTTTGCGAGAAAGTGATGGATCTTCCCCTGACCACTCCATGCGCTCATAACTTTTGTAAGCCTTGTCTGGAAAATGCATTTGCCGGTCAAACATTCACAAAAGAGAGGATGTGCCACAATGGACGAAAAGTCCGTTCACAAAAGAACATAATGAAATGCCCTTCATGCCCCACTGATATATCCGAGTTCCTCCAAAATCCTCAGGTACAATTCATGCTCTTAATATCAGTCACGCATGTATAGTTTGGATAAAGAGTTCCATAGTTATCTGAAAACAATCAAACGAATTGTGTTGCTGCAACTCCAAGTTGCTCCCTTAgtattttcttgaattaaagaggCACATTATTTTTCCCTTTTTAGGTCAACAGGGAACTCATGGAAGTGATCGAAAAACTACAGTCGGGGCTTGATGAGGAAAAGAACGACGATGAGGGCTCCACTGATGTTGGGGTATCAAAAGCTTTAGACATCATCGGTGATGCTATGCTTGATAATTCAGCAGTCAACTTGTCAAACGAGAAAACAGAAGAAAACAATGAAAGTGCTTTGAAGGAATATAGTTCGCCTGGCCTTACACCCGAGCATGAGAATACCGAGATTTCAAAGAAACGCAAACACCATGTTGAAAGCAAAGTTCCAGTGGAGAAGTCCGGTGACAGCGATAACTCGCCGACCCCTGTAAAAAGAGGTCGTGGGAGACCAAAATGTAGAGCTCAAAACTAGGATCCTTGATAAGTGAATCAAGGATGGACAATGTGCAAGACTTTCACCTCTAATTCACCTCTACATATGCATTCAATTAACCATTGCATTTGTAATATCTGTATGGTTTTACAAAAGATAATACTACATATAAACATTATCACTTTAGTTTCTCAAAACTGATATGGTTTGAAGAGTATGTATCAATTATGAGTATTTTAAAGTCgttatttcaaaaaatatgtCCTTATGGTGAGTTGGTTGCGTTTTTAAGGTTGGAGGAGCAAAGGTTCTCTATGGTTACCGTGACAAAATTTTTGCATGCATGGTTTTTCCTAATACTATTAGTTTACGTCATATTTCCATAAATAGAAATCCCAGTTAATTCACTTTACGATGTTGTAAAGCTTGAATCTATTATGTTAGCAACAGTATTGTGTTTGAAAATTGACAACGAATTGAGACCAA
The sequence above is a segment of the Primulina tabacum isolate GXHZ01 chromosome 6, ASM2559414v2, whole genome shotgun sequence genome. Coding sequences within it:
- the LOC142549342 gene encoding LOW QUALITY PROTEIN: E3 ubiquitin-protein ligase ORTHRUS 2-like (The sequence of the model RefSeq protein was modified relative to this genomic sequence to represent the inferred CDS: inserted 1 base in 1 codon), which gives rise to MAQTTLHLPLDADGNCMLCKKKPLEQATLICGTCATPWHVDCLSVLPETMASALHFECPDCTGDGMAGAPAPTISENEQLFARIREIEADDSLSEMGKARKRQELLGNGIXEEKVNDILGLVGESFKCSFCVQLPERPVTTPCGHNFCLKCFETWTKRGNHTCIKCRSSIPRKMAIQPRINSTLIAAIRMAKLAKSVTSGGPQIVYHFLHNQDRPDRAFTTERAKRAGMANASSGRIFVTVPKDHFGPIPAENDPDRNQGVLVGETWDLRMDCRQWGVHYPPVAGIGGRAHYGAQSVVISGGYEDDEDCGDWFIYTGSGGRDLSGNKRTNKEQSFDQEFKEGNQALRVSCDKGYPVRVVRSEKDRRSPYAPEKGYRYDGIYRLEKCWRKVGKQGYKVCRYLFVRCDNEPAPWTSDDHGDQARLLPNISELKHAIDVFERVDSPAWDYDEEKTCWKWKKPPPLSEEKVANVNLEDRENARKVIRKAHNTSMKEKLLKGFSCLLCEKVMDLPLTTPCAHNFCKPCLENAFAGQTFTKERMCHNGRKVRSQKNIMKCPSCPTDISEFLQNPQVNRELMEVIEKLQSGLDEEKNDDEGSTDVGVSKALDIIGDAMLDNSAVNLSNEKTEENNESALKEYSSPGLTPEHENTEISKKRKHHVESKVPVEKSGDSDNSPTPVKRGRGRPKCRAQN